A single genomic interval of Rubripirellula reticaptiva harbors:
- a CDS encoding replication initiator protein A, with protein MSKKEQRKQAEVIQLFGRDEMNLVEIPFGPISKTQVKTLEVEHETYDKQLKRYVTRKLLMTGTDAFGLPQPIDDQVIVGLKALTCKAKFESRRVEFSRYQLCKEIGWPTDGRSYRRLEDSLDRIASTTLKFKDYWWDKGDQAWKSKTFTLIGSVQICSRDEFDRARKNKTGAGYQLCSFEWSEVVWKSFTDGYVKKVDMEMFRRVSSGRSKEVAVRLYRVLDKRLYKKQTCNFKLERLCKGIIGLSDSYCPSEMKRILERAAKWLVTCGCISGMEIKPDRKTGELMAIFRRVRKLPTFKNLDDPESGKPASRPLLQQFDGMKTAQREKLLKSAIEFSRTHHPEQYEGFQRSEQREGEASRAYLELILRTFLAANKKNAA; from the coding sequence TTGAGTAAAAAAGAACAAAGAAAACAAGCCGAAGTCATCCAGCTATTTGGGCGGGACGAAATGAATCTAGTTGAGATTCCATTTGGTCCAATTTCAAAGACGCAAGTGAAGACGCTTGAAGTAGAACATGAAACCTACGACAAGCAGCTTAAACGCTACGTGACTCGAAAATTGTTAATGACTGGCACCGATGCCTTCGGCCTTCCTCAGCCTATTGATGACCAGGTGATTGTTGGCCTCAAAGCACTTACCTGCAAAGCCAAATTTGAATCAAGGCGAGTTGAATTTAGCCGTTACCAGCTATGCAAAGAAATTGGCTGGCCAACAGACGGGCGTTCGTACCGGAGGCTTGAAGACTCGCTCGATCGAATTGCGAGCACGACACTGAAATTTAAAGACTACTGGTGGGACAAGGGCGACCAGGCATGGAAGTCGAAAACCTTCACCCTAATCGGAAGCGTACAGATTTGTTCACGAGATGAATTTGACAGAGCAAGAAAGAACAAAACTGGTGCTGGTTATCAGCTCTGTTCATTTGAGTGGAGCGAGGTTGTCTGGAAAAGCTTCACCGACGGTTACGTCAAGAAGGTCGACATGGAAATGTTCCGACGCGTTTCTTCGGGACGTAGCAAAGAGGTAGCAGTTCGGCTTTATCGAGTGCTCGACAAACGACTGTACAAAAAGCAGACGTGCAATTTCAAGCTAGAGCGATTGTGCAAGGGAATCATCGGACTCAGTGATTCTTACTGCCCAAGCGAGATGAAACGCATCCTTGAACGTGCAGCGAAGTGGCTCGTTACATGCGGTTGTATTTCAGGAATGGAAATCAAACCCGATCGCAAAACCGGGGAGCTAATGGCAATTTTTCGACGAGTGAGAAAACTTCCGACATTCAAGAACCTAGATGATCCAGAGAGTGGAAAACCTGCAAGCCGTCCATTGCTTCAACAATTTGATGGCATGAAAACGGCGCAACGAGAGAAGCTGCTAAAATCTGCAATTGAGTTTAGCCGGACTCATCACCCAGAACAGTACGAGGGCTTCCAACGAAGCGAGCAACGAGAAGGGGAGGCGTCTCGGGCATATCTTGAACTGATTCTGAGAACCTTCCTGGCTGCAAACAAAAAGAATGCTGCATAA
- a CDS encoding DUF1501 domain-containing protein: MSPFEQSMQSNRRLFLKSAGLSLGAISAAALDHSQTSAGVSTSHHPATAKRVIYLFQSGAPSQYETFDYKPGLRKLAATELPNSIRNGQRLTGMTSGQSSFPIAPSKFDFQQRGESGIWVSDLLPHIAKVADKLCVVRSMHTEAINHDPAITFFQTGSQLSGRPSMGAWVAYGLGSMNENLPSFVVMVSRGTGRAAGQPLYDRLWGSGVLPGIHQGVKLRGGSEPILYLSNPAGCPPNIRRGMLDDLKQLNAENYQRTLDPEVQTRIEQYELAFRMQTSVPDLTDFSDEPQSLLDSYGPDVQKPGTYARNCLLARRLAERDVRFIQLFHMGWDQHDNLPDHMGKQCRDTDQPTAALIKDLEQRGLLEDTLVVWGGEFGRTVYCQGKLTEQNYGRDHHPRAFSIFMAGGGVKPGIVHGETDDFGYNIVADPVHVNDLHATILHMLGIDHRRLTIPFQGLDLKLSGVEERHPVTAIL; encoded by the coding sequence ATGTCGCCATTCGAGCAATCCATGCAGAGCAACCGACGGCTGTTCCTGAAATCGGCAGGTCTCAGTTTGGGTGCGATCTCGGCCGCTGCGCTGGATCATTCGCAAACGAGTGCAGGTGTTTCGACGTCGCATCATCCGGCGACCGCGAAGCGAGTCATCTATTTGTTTCAGTCCGGGGCGCCGTCGCAGTATGAAACGTTTGATTACAAACCCGGGCTCAGAAAGCTTGCCGCAACCGAGTTGCCTAACAGCATCCGTAATGGACAGCGTTTGACGGGCATGACGTCAGGGCAATCAAGTTTTCCAATCGCGCCGTCAAAGTTCGATTTTCAACAACGCGGCGAGTCGGGCATCTGGGTCAGCGATTTGTTACCGCACATTGCGAAGGTCGCTGACAAGCTGTGCGTGGTTCGGTCAATGCACACCGAAGCGATCAATCACGACCCAGCGATTACGTTCTTTCAAACCGGATCGCAATTGTCGGGCAGGCCCAGCATGGGCGCGTGGGTGGCCTATGGACTCGGTTCGATGAATGAAAATTTACCTAGCTTTGTCGTGATGGTTTCGCGAGGAACGGGGCGCGCCGCAGGTCAACCGCTTTACGATCGACTATGGGGCAGCGGTGTGTTGCCGGGGATACATCAGGGTGTCAAACTGCGGGGCGGCAGCGAACCAATCTTGTACTTGTCGAATCCAGCCGGTTGTCCACCCAACATCCGCCGCGGGATGCTCGACGATCTGAAGCAACTCAATGCCGAAAACTATCAACGAACTTTGGACCCCGAAGTCCAAACTCGTATTGAACAATATGAACTGGCGTTCCGGATGCAAACCTCCGTTCCCGATCTGACGGATTTTTCCGACGAACCCCAATCGTTACTCGATAGCTATGGTCCAGACGTTCAAAAGCCAGGCACGTACGCGCGGAACTGTCTGCTAGCCCGACGTCTTGCTGAACGCGACGTTCGTTTCATTCAGCTTTTTCACATGGGTTGGGATCAACACGACAACTTGCCCGATCACATGGGCAAACAGTGTCGCGATACCGATCAGCCGACTGCGGCCTTGATCAAGGATCTTGAGCAGCGAGGTTTGCTGGAGGACACGCTTGTGGTTTGGGGTGGCGAATTTGGGCGGACTGTGTATTGCCAAGGCAAACTGACGGAACAAAATTACGGCCGTGACCATCATCCTCGTGCGTTCTCGATTTTCATGGCGGGCGGTGGCGTCAAGCCAGGTATCGTTCATGGCGAAACCGATGACTTCGGCTACAACATCGTCGCTGATCCTGTCCATGTAAATGATCTGCACGCGACCATCCTTCACATGCTGGGGATCGACCATCGCCGACTGACAATCCCGTTCCAAGGACTCGATCTGAAACTCAGTGGGGTCGAAGAACGACACCCTGTTACCGCAATTCTCTGA
- a CDS encoding ParA family protein: MIIGLANSKGGVGKSTLARNLVVYLNDLGFSTALVDAEEYAPTATLLKNFDSNLILRSATSLDGIDDEVQELSESGHHVIIDAPGKEGDQVSTLCLLSDLVLIPLCVSEQDLLQTVGVINLVRRQQRRSEGGKPDASIVLTRTLKNDIAVPSVRENLLRYGIPVADTEIRERIAIKRNTSVMRDKRFGGKDGPATDVQSLVAEIILPRLNNEQRVSNE; encoded by the coding sequence ATGATAATTGGACTTGCAAACAGTAAAGGTGGTGTCGGCAAAAGCACTCTTGCCAGAAATCTGGTGGTGTACTTGAACGACTTAGGATTTTCGACAGCTCTTGTGGACGCGGAAGAGTACGCGCCAACGGCAACGCTGCTCAAGAACTTTGATTCGAACTTGATTCTTCGCTCAGCAACGTCACTCGATGGAATCGATGACGAAGTGCAGGAGCTTTCTGAGTCAGGGCATCACGTCATCATTGATGCACCAGGAAAAGAAGGCGACCAAGTTTCAACGCTTTGCTTGCTCTCGGATTTAGTTCTGATTCCGCTTTGCGTTTCTGAGCAAGATCTTCTTCAAACTGTTGGTGTCATCAATCTTGTCAGACGACAACAACGTCGAAGCGAGGGAGGGAAGCCAGACGCCAGTATCGTTCTAACTCGGACACTGAAAAACGACATTGCGGTTCCAAGCGTGCGTGAAAACTTGCTTCGCTACGGCATTCCAGTGGCAGACACTGAAATACGAGAACGAATTGCCATCAAGCGAAACACTAGCGTGATGAGAGACAAACGCTTTGGTGGAAAAGATGGTCCCGCAACCGATGTTCAATCGCTTGTTGCTGAAATCATTCTGCCAAGACTGAACAACGAACAGAGAGTTTCAAATGAGTAG
- a CDS encoding PEP-CTERM sorting domain-containing protein: protein MRSIAILVLSLALVSSAHAATITVIGGDNIGSDNSTVNGNGVVGAHGSASYSPLTNLGMPAIPFSADGSTRLYDFRIIAGVLPNSNAGLTNVDWSNQNWTLSVFSDTAYKNEQMPFISHAFGAEPDNWSGFNRVSSTLNVPDTASFGDFGTSGNIDQGLYDLQFSLAGIEDFEAPLAAGDYFIAIQSHANQSAFGEGVLAITRSAVHPDYWYDSNQILPQAVVPNLTPFTDVGVAFSVRAIAVPEPSSLMLLGFGSCWAVCKRRKRAASYETNEGSSNV, encoded by the coding sequence ATGCGTTCGATTGCAATTCTCGTGCTGTCCCTGGCACTCGTGTCATCCGCTCATGCCGCAACCATCACCGTCATCGGAGGTGATAACATCGGCTCTGATAATTCGACCGTAAATGGTAACGGAGTTGTAGGTGCTCATGGGAGTGCAAGCTACTCTCCACTGACTAATCTAGGGATGCCAGCAATTCCGTTTTCAGCGGACGGTTCGACTCGTCTTTATGACTTTCGGATTATTGCCGGTGTTCTTCCAAACTCAAATGCCGGTTTGACTAACGTTGATTGGTCGAATCAGAACTGGACGCTCTCCGTTTTTAGCGATACAGCCTACAAAAACGAGCAAATGCCATTTATCTCTCATGCCTTTGGGGCTGAACCTGATAACTGGTCTGGATTTAATCGTGTGAGCTCTACTTTAAACGTGCCTGATACGGCTTCCTTTGGAGACTTTGGAACATCGGGGAATATCGACCAAGGTCTCTACGACTTACAGTTCTCATTAGCTGGTATTGAAGACTTTGAAGCACCTCTAGCTGCTGGCGACTACTTTATTGCTATTCAATCCCATGCTAATCAATCTGCCTTTGGCGAGGGCGTACTTGCTATTACTAGGAGTGCTGTTCATCCTGACTATTGGTATGACAGCAACCAAATCTTACCCCAAGCCGTGGTGCCAAATTTGACACCATTCACTGACGTCGGTGTTGCATTCTCGGTAAGAGCAATCGCAGTACCGGAACCAAGTTCTCTGATGCTTCTGGGGTTTGGGTCTTGCTGGGCAGTGTGCAAACGTCGGAAGCGAGCTGCTAGCTACGAGACCAACGAAGGCAGCAGCAATGTCTAG
- a CDS encoding DUF1553 domain-containing protein, with protein sequence MSPLVPAGLFVMIVAGGAALPWCIADAADGVSGTAISFPEQIQPLLARDCFSCHGPDASTREADLRLDIESAAKQHAVVAGDATSSELVSRIYSTDPDSQMPPPETGHRLSDSEKALIRGWIDQGAGWQSHWAFEPIVAPKMSPAGDDKKASPIDRFVSARRKEAGLDASPPTDRATLLRRAYFDLVGLPPSSTQIQRFINDDREDAFEIVVDELLRSPHYGEQMAVEWLDAARYADTNGYQNDFNRSMWLWRDWVIAAFNENLPYDEFIVDQIAGDMLPAATERQLVATGFNRNNRSVTEGGSIEAEWRVENCVDRVETTAGAFLGLTMGCARCHDHKYDPVSQKEFYQFYAFFNNVDERGVYNEARGNVGPQIAITTPAHAARLQDLSQQVAIQEKLVGVDVFPKTIAGWRAELESSEFENRDSKVPEAIFRYPNPGATLAGAESPVGKSILLKGLAGTIDIKPEPEFPFEQDRPWSWSVWVHGDARGALFGKMDVGNAYRGVDGLILSDGRLKIHLIHRWPQNAIAVLSGTKLPGGQWTCITVTYDGSSKAYGLRVYFDGQSIEVTTEQDALTQTLATDVPFRIGQRSTSEFLTGQMADFRLFEVTLTDAQVAQHVRSSIVQHHDQLQQAKAGVVAAEPMDQADPMVRYVSRVHDSPSAQKLKKLRAELNQLHDARPTTMVMRDQAEYRETFLLIRGQYDLPDTSEPLWPAIPAALPPLADDQPASRLGLARWMVDDRNPLTARVAVNRAWQKFFGRGLVESADNFGVQGAPPTHPNLLNYLADDFRQHGWDLKRLHKQIVLSDTYQQSSKHSAESLASDPDNRWLSRGPRYRLSAEQIRDQALAISGLLVDRHGGPAVFPYQPAGLWEELAGGASGGPYVQSERDDLYRRSLYTFRKRTVSHPTLATFGAPSWEVCQLKRSRTNTPLQSLALLNDVTYVEAARHLATRVLTHDGDAENQSPTDAIGFGFQTVVLRQPTASEIETLVRGYADRLAFYQSHPQEAEAMCEVGDSPCDESCDRSHLAAMTSVAAILLNLDEVLTKQ encoded by the coding sequence ATGTCTCCATTGGTGCCCGCCGGTTTGTTTGTGATGATTGTCGCCGGGGGGGCTGCTTTGCCGTGGTGCATTGCGGATGCAGCCGATGGAGTCAGCGGGACAGCGATCAGTTTTCCCGAACAGATTCAGCCCTTATTAGCTCGCGACTGCTTTTCATGTCATGGGCCAGATGCGAGCACTCGCGAAGCAGACTTGCGATTGGATATCGAATCGGCTGCCAAGCAGCATGCGGTTGTTGCCGGCGACGCCACTTCTAGCGAATTAGTCTCGCGGATCTATTCGACGGATCCGGACTCGCAGATGCCGCCGCCCGAAACGGGGCACCGTTTGTCAGATAGCGAAAAAGCACTAATCCGTGGCTGGATCGATCAGGGCGCCGGTTGGCAATCGCACTGGGCATTCGAACCGATCGTCGCGCCGAAAATGTCTCCGGCTGGCGATGATAAGAAGGCCAGCCCGATCGACCGATTCGTCTCTGCTCGACGAAAGGAAGCGGGGTTGGACGCTTCCCCGCCGACCGACCGAGCCACGTTGTTGCGGCGGGCTTATTTCGATTTGGTTGGCTTGCCACCGTCGTCTACACAAATCCAGCGGTTTATCAACGACGACCGTGAAGATGCCTTTGAAATCGTGGTCGACGAGTTGTTGCGGTCGCCTCACTACGGCGAGCAGATGGCGGTTGAGTGGTTGGATGCGGCGCGGTACGCCGACACCAACGGATATCAGAACGATTTCAATCGCAGCATGTGGTTGTGGCGTGATTGGGTAATCGCCGCATTCAATGAAAACCTCCCCTACGATGAGTTCATCGTCGATCAAATTGCTGGCGACATGCTGCCCGCTGCTACCGAGCGGCAACTGGTGGCCACCGGATTCAACCGAAACAATCGTTCCGTGACCGAAGGCGGATCGATCGAAGCGGAGTGGCGCGTCGAGAACTGTGTCGATCGTGTAGAAACGACCGCAGGTGCCTTTTTGGGACTGACGATGGGCTGTGCCCGTTGTCACGACCACAAGTACGATCCGGTTTCGCAAAAAGAGTTCTATCAATTCTACGCCTTCTTTAACAACGTTGACGAACGCGGTGTCTATAACGAGGCACGCGGAAACGTGGGGCCACAGATCGCAATCACAACCCCAGCGCATGCGGCAAGACTGCAGGACTTATCACAGCAAGTCGCCATACAGGAAAAACTCGTTGGCGTTGACGTCTTTCCGAAAACCATCGCCGGCTGGCGTGCAGAACTGGAAAGCAGTGAATTCGAAAACCGTGACAGCAAAGTACCTGAGGCTATCTTCCGCTATCCCAATCCAGGGGCCACTTTGGCCGGCGCTGAAAGTCCCGTTGGTAAAAGCATTCTTTTAAAAGGACTCGCTGGGACGATCGATATCAAGCCTGAGCCGGAATTTCCGTTCGAACAAGACCGGCCGTGGAGCTGGTCGGTGTGGGTTCACGGTGACGCTCGCGGGGCTCTGTTCGGAAAAATGGATGTCGGCAATGCCTACCGAGGTGTCGATGGATTGATCTTGTCCGATGGGCGGTTGAAGATTCACTTGATTCACCGCTGGCCCCAAAATGCGATCGCCGTTTTGTCAGGTACAAAGCTGCCCGGCGGCCAGTGGACGTGCATCACAGTGACGTACGATGGATCGTCGAAAGCCTACGGGCTGCGTGTTTACTTTGACGGCCAGTCGATCGAGGTTACGACCGAGCAAGATGCATTGACTCAGACGTTGGCAACTGACGTTCCCTTTCGTATCGGACAGCGGTCGACGTCCGAATTCTTGACGGGCCAGATGGCCGACTTCCGGCTCTTTGAAGTCACACTCACCGACGCTCAAGTCGCCCAGCACGTCCGTTCATCGATCGTGCAACATCACGATCAATTGCAGCAAGCGAAGGCCGGTGTCGTCGCGGCCGAGCCAATGGATCAGGCAGATCCAATGGTTCGGTATGTCAGCCGCGTGCATGATAGCCCGTCGGCGCAGAAACTAAAGAAGTTGCGTGCCGAACTGAATCAGCTACACGACGCGCGTCCAACAACCATGGTCATGCGAGACCAGGCAGAGTACCGTGAGACGTTCTTGCTGATTCGAGGTCAATACGACTTGCCCGACACTAGCGAACCGTTGTGGCCGGCGATCCCGGCCGCGTTGCCTCCGCTAGCTGACGACCAGCCTGCCAGCCGGCTCGGACTGGCACGATGGATGGTCGATGATCGCAACCCATTGACCGCTCGCGTTGCCGTGAACCGTGCGTGGCAGAAATTCTTTGGTCGCGGCTTGGTGGAGTCGGCCGATAACTTCGGAGTTCAAGGTGCCCCGCCAACGCATCCGAATTTGCTGAACTATTTGGCTGACGATTTCCGACAGCATGGTTGGGATCTCAAACGGCTGCACAAGCAAATTGTGTTGAGCGATACCTATCAACAGTCGTCCAAACATTCGGCCGAATCACTTGCCAGCGATCCCGACAACCGTTGGCTCAGTCGCGGGCCACGCTATCGTTTGTCGGCTGAACAAATTCGCGATCAGGCGCTCGCAATATCGGGGTTGCTGGTCGATCGCCACGGTGGGCCGGCGGTGTTCCCGTACCAGCCGGCCGGGTTGTGGGAGGAACTAGCCGGCGGCGCTAGCGGTGGCCCCTACGTACAATCTGAACGCGATGACCTCTATCGTCGCAGTCTTTACACGTTTCGCAAACGAACTGTATCGCACCCCACGCTGGCAACGTTTGGCGCGCCGAGTTGGGAGGTCTGTCAGTTGAAACGATCTCGTACCAACACGCCGTTGCAATCGCTCGCACTGCTGAACGATGTCACTTACGTCGAAGCTGCTCGGCACTTAGCCACGCGGGTGTTGACGCACGACGGCGATGCCGAAAATCAATCGCCCACTGATGCGATCGGATTCGGTTTTCAAACTGTCGTTCTGCGTCAGCCCACAGCATCGGAAATCGAGACGCTTGTTCGCGGCTATGCTGATCGCCTAGCGTTTTACCAGTCGCATCCGCAGGAAGCCGAAGCAATGTGTGAAGTTGGTGATTCGCCTTGTGACGAGTCGTGCGACCGCTCGCATTTGGCGGCCATGACATCCGTCGCGGCGATCCTGTTGAACTTAGACGAAGTCCTAACGAAGCAATAA
- a CDS encoding PEP-CTERM sorting domain-containing protein: MRAIPILVLSLALVSSAHAATITVIGGDNIGSDNSTANGNGAITAHGNSNYSPTANLGMPAMQFSTDGTSRLYDFRIIAAVVPDSNSNLTNVDWSQHNWTLSVFSDAAFKNEQMPFISHAFGAEPDNWSGFNRVSSTLNVPDIAAFGNFGTSGDASQNLYNLQFSLLGIQDFEAPLAAGDYFIALQSHTSQTAFGEAGLAITRSPVHPDYWYDTNQILPQAVVPNLTPFTDVGVAFSVRAIAVPEPSSLMLLGLGSCWAVCKRRKRKA; the protein is encoded by the coding sequence ATGCGTGCGATTCCAATTCTCGTGCTGTCCCTGGCACTCGTGTCATCCGCTCATGCCGCAACCATCACCGTCATCGGAGGTGATAACATCGGCTCTGATAATTCGACAGCCAACGGCAATGGAGCTATAACAGCTCATGGGAATTCAAACTATTCTCCAACTGCTAATCTAGGCATGCCTGCAATGCAATTTTCAACGGACGGTACCTCCCGTCTGTATGATTTTAGAATCATTGCAGCCGTTGTTCCTGACTCAAACAGCAACTTGACGAACGTTGACTGGTCACAACATAACTGGACACTCTCGGTGTTTAGTGATGCCGCGTTTAAAAACGAGCAAATGCCATTTATCTCGCATGCATTTGGGGCTGAACCTGATAACTGGTCTGGCTTCAATCGTGTAAGTTCTACCTTAAACGTTCCCGATATAGCTGCGTTTGGAAACTTCGGAACATCGGGTGATGCAAGCCAAAATCTCTACAATCTGCAGTTCTCATTACTTGGAATTCAAGACTTTGAAGCACCGCTCGCTGCTGGCGACTACTTTATTGCTCTTCAATCCCATACCAGCCAGACTGCTTTTGGAGAAGCTGGCCTTGCTATTACTAGAAGTCCTGTTCATCCCGACTACTGGTACGACACCAATCAAATCTTACCCCAAGCCGTGGTGCCAAATTTGACACCATTCACTGACGTCGGTGTTGCATTCTCGGTAAGAGCAATCGCAGTACCGGAACCAAGTTCTCTGATGCTTCTGGGATTGGGGTCTTGCTGGGCAGTGTGTAAACGTCGAAAAAGGAAAGCCTGA
- a CDS encoding tyrosine-type recombinase/integrase, with protein sequence MSSKREAKPFFRKSKNAWYLQLGKRQVSLGREKKQAWQKYHQLMADSEPIRETATVEMLFERYLDWVEENRKPGTYSKIRDNLSSFAKFIGKQTKIATLSGSDLSNWAEGQSTWSSTTRNEGIGSVVRCFNWAVGKKYLKTNTVAQVPDKPRRKRRETVISTDEWTTLLGFVKDQAFRDLLCFMWEVGCRPLEARTMEAKHVNLDAGIVIFPPSEAKGERHERVIYLTEAAKQICARLVAKWPTGPIMRNTRNRPWTKDSINCRFSRLKKKTGKRVFAYAIRHSFATQGLIDGVDSVTLSQLMGHADVSTLAKNYAHLSRNQRYLKEQAESVRKRPDAN encoded by the coding sequence GTGTCATCAAAACGCGAAGCGAAACCATTTTTCCGCAAATCAAAAAACGCCTGGTACCTCCAGCTTGGTAAACGCCAAGTGAGCCTTGGGCGGGAGAAAAAGCAAGCCTGGCAAAAGTACCATCAATTGATGGCAGACAGCGAACCGATTCGCGAAACCGCCACGGTTGAAATGCTCTTTGAGCGATACCTGGATTGGGTTGAGGAGAATCGAAAGCCGGGAACGTACAGCAAGATTCGTGACAATTTGTCGTCTTTTGCAAAGTTCATCGGCAAGCAGACCAAAATTGCCACACTGAGCGGTTCGGATCTCTCCAATTGGGCTGAAGGGCAAAGCACATGGTCATCGACGACACGAAATGAAGGGATAGGCTCGGTCGTTCGATGCTTTAATTGGGCGGTAGGAAAAAAGTACCTAAAAACCAACACGGTGGCTCAGGTGCCAGACAAGCCTCGTCGGAAACGCCGCGAAACCGTGATCTCAACTGACGAGTGGACAACGCTGCTCGGTTTCGTCAAAGACCAAGCGTTTCGTGATCTGCTTTGCTTTATGTGGGAGGTAGGCTGCCGTCCCCTGGAAGCTCGTACGATGGAAGCAAAGCACGTCAACTTGGACGCAGGCATCGTCATCTTTCCGCCATCTGAGGCAAAAGGCGAACGTCATGAGCGAGTGATTTATCTGACAGAAGCAGCAAAACAGATCTGTGCTCGCCTCGTAGCAAAATGGCCAACTGGTCCCATCATGCGAAACACTCGCAACCGACCATGGACAAAGGACTCGATCAACTGCCGGTTCTCCAGGCTCAAAAAGAAAACCGGCAAACGCGTGTTTGCCTACGCCATTCGGCACAGCTTCGCTACTCAAGGGCTAATCGATGGTGTGGACTCGGTTACCTTGTCACAGCTCATGGGACATGCTGACGTAAGTACGTTGGCAAAGAACTACGCTCACCTTTCAAGAAACCAACGCTACTTGAAAGAACAAGCTGAATCGGTACGAAAACGCCCTGACGCAAACTAA